Proteins found in one Solitalea lacus genomic segment:
- a CDS encoding DUF4870 domain-containing protein, with translation MLREDKQFIMLTHLSQLANFVFPFGGLLVPMLLWQMKKDEVMNLEDHAKEIINFQISFFIYVVISCILILLLIGIGLLVLIGLLTVIFPIIGAVKASNGEFYNYPLTIKFLK, from the coding sequence ATGCTACGTGAAGACAAGCAGTTCATAATGCTTACCCATTTAAGTCAGTTGGCTAATTTTGTATTTCCATTTGGAGGTTTGTTGGTACCCATGTTGTTATGGCAAATGAAAAAAGATGAAGTAATGAATCTGGAAGATCATGCAAAGGAGATCATCAATTTCCAGATCAGCTTTTTTATCTACGTAGTTATCTCTTGCATCCTCATCCTTTTGCTTATAGGTATTGGTCTATTGGTACTTATAGGATTATTAACCGTTATTTTTCCAATTATTGGTGCTGTTAAGGCATCAAATGGCGAGTTTTATAATTATCCATTAACTATTAAGTTTTTGAAATAG
- the lpxB gene encoding lipid-A-disaccharide synthase, which produces MKYYIIAGEASGDLHGSNLMKALKVEDPTAEFRFWGGDLMLQESENIKKHYKEMAFMGFVEVVVNLRKILKNLSDCKSDLIKHRPDALILVDFPGFNLKIAEFAKHNGIKVHYYISPKVWAWNQKRVLKIKKVVDHMFCILPFEVDFYNKWGMQVEYVGNPLLDAISGYSFNPGFIAENKLELQSIVALLPGSRKQEIERLLPEMVKMQEHFPDKQFVIAGAPTFAADYYEQYKAGKNIPVVFGQTYDLLNNAEAAIVASGTATLETALLNVPQIVVYKGNSLSIAIAKALVKIKFISLVNLIANKLVVKELIQEDCNEKNLQVELNNILNDKQYRAKMLYNYDELDRIMGNPGASERTAKLIIKYINSENKSVSV; this is translated from the coding sequence ATGAAATACTATATTATTGCCGGTGAGGCTTCGGGAGATTTACATGGCTCCAATTTGATGAAGGCCTTAAAGGTTGAGGATCCTACTGCTGAATTTCGCTTTTGGGGAGGAGATTTGATGCTTCAGGAAAGTGAAAATATCAAAAAGCATTACAAAGAAATGGCCTTTATGGGCTTTGTTGAGGTAGTGGTGAATCTTCGTAAGATTCTGAAAAATCTTTCTGATTGTAAATCCGATTTGATTAAACATCGCCCTGATGCTTTGATACTGGTTGATTTTCCTGGTTTTAACTTGAAAATAGCTGAATTTGCCAAGCATAATGGCATAAAAGTGCACTATTATATTTCACCTAAAGTTTGGGCATGGAATCAAAAAAGGGTGTTGAAAATAAAGAAAGTGGTCGATCATATGTTCTGCATTCTGCCATTTGAAGTTGACTTTTATAACAAATGGGGAATGCAAGTTGAGTATGTTGGCAATCCTTTACTTGATGCTATTTCTGGATATTCATTCAATCCAGGTTTTATAGCTGAGAATAAATTAGAACTTCAGTCAATTGTAGCCTTATTACCAGGCAGCCGCAAACAAGAAATTGAACGTTTGTTGCCAGAGATGGTGAAAATGCAAGAGCATTTTCCGGATAAACAATTTGTAATTGCAGGAGCTCCTACCTTTGCTGCAGATTATTATGAGCAATACAAGGCCGGGAAAAATATTCCTGTCGTTTTTGGACAAACTTATGATTTACTGAACAATGCCGAAGCCGCCATAGTAGCTTCAGGTACGGCAACATTGGAAACAGCTTTGCTAAATGTTCCCCAAATTGTAGTTTACAAAGGCAATTCTTTAAGTATTGCCATTGCGAAAGCTCTTGTCAAAATTAAGTTTATCTCTCTGGTGAATCTGATTGCCAATAAATTGGTGGTTAAAGAGTTGATTCAAGAGGATTGCAATGAAAAAAACTTACAGGTTGAATTAAACAATATTTTAAATGACAAGCAGTATAGAGCCAAGATGCTTTATAATTATGATGAACTTGATCGCATAATGGGTAATCCTGGAGCATCTGAGCGAACTGCAAAACTCATTATTAAATACATCAATAGTGAAAACAAGAGTGTGTCTGTTTAA
- the surE gene encoding 5'/3'-nucleotidase SurE has protein sequence MTKHRPTILITNDDGITAPGIKVLIELMQELGDVVVVAPDSPQSAMGHAVTIAKPLRLDKVNIYEGVEMYQCSGTPVDCVKLAVNKVLHKKPDLLVSGINHGFNSSINVIYSGTMSAAMEGAIEGIPSVGFSLGDFRQDADFSATRPFVAEIARQILANELPVGTLLNVNFPAGKEIKGLKVCRQAIAKWEEEFDERIDPNGRKYFWLTGKFVLNDKGEDTDEYALNKGFASVVPIHFDFTSYNAIPILKNWNFNV, from the coding sequence ATGACTAAACATCGTCCTACTATATTAATTACAAATGATGATGGAATAACTGCTCCGGGTATTAAAGTGCTTATTGAACTGATGCAGGAATTGGGAGATGTAGTGGTTGTTGCTCCCGATAGTCCGCAATCGGCAATGGGACACGCCGTTACCATTGCCAAACCTTTGCGTCTTGATAAAGTGAATATTTATGAAGGTGTGGAGATGTACCAGTGTTCAGGAACACCGGTTGATTGTGTGAAGTTGGCCGTGAATAAGGTGCTGCACAAAAAGCCAGACTTGTTGGTTTCAGGTATCAACCACGGGTTTAATTCATCAATTAATGTAATTTACTCTGGAACTATGTCGGCCGCAATGGAAGGCGCTATTGAAGGAATACCGTCAGTAGGCTTTTCTTTAGGTGATTTCAGGCAGGACGCAGATTTTTCAGCCACCAGGCCTTTTGTTGCAGAAATTGCACGTCAAATATTGGCAAACGAATTACCTGTGGGGACATTGTTGAATGTAAACTTTCCGGCAGGAAAGGAAATAAAAGGATTAAAAGTGTGCAGACAGGCAATTGCAAAATGGGAAGAAGAATTTGATGAGCGTATTGACCCCAATGGCAGGAAATATTTTTGGCTTACCGGAAAATTTGTTTTGAATGATAAAGGAGAGGATACTGATGAATATGCGCTTAATAAAGGTTTCGCATCGGTGGTTCCAATTCATTTTGATTTTACTTCATATAATGCAATTCCCATCTTAAAGAATTGGAATTTTAATGTCTAA
- a CDS encoding lmo0937 family membrane protein, whose amino-acid sequence MNGILYLVAVILIIGWILGFFVYSAGSIIHLMLVLGIISIVLNVLKERSV is encoded by the coding sequence ATGAACGGCATTTTGTATCTGGTGGCGGTAATTTTGATAATCGGATGGATTTTAGGTTTTTTTGTTTATTCGGCAGGAAGTATCATTCATTTGATGCTGGTATTGGGAATAATCTCAATCGTGCTTAATGTTTTAAAAGAAAGAAGCGTTTAA
- the acs gene encoding acetate--CoA ligase: MSSFKISSFEEYQQVYKKSVEDPEGFWADIAGTFRWQQKWDKVLDWNFAEPNVKWFVGGKLNITENCLDRHLEKNGNTVAYIWEPNNPNDITVKYTYRELYEKVCRFANVLKKHGAKKGDRICIYMPMIPELAIAVLACARIGAIHSVVFGGFSAHSIADRIQDAQATMVITADGGVRGNKEIPLKSVMDDALELCPSVKKVIVYTKIKTPVYMQRGRDYWWDEELATVNADCPAEPMDAEDTLFILYTSGSTGKPKGVLHTCGGYMVFAQYTFESVFQYQQPEIFFCTADIGWITGHSYIVYGPLLSGATSVMFEGIPTWPDPGRFWDIVQKHRVTTLYTAPTAIRSLMASGLKYVEKKDLSSLTKLGSVGEPINEEAWHWFHEHIGKGRCPIVDTWWQTETGGILISPISNITPLKPGYATLPLPGVQPCLVDERGNEIEGNGVSGNLCIKFPWPGMIRTTYGDHERCRKTYFSTYENLYFTGDGCMRDEDGYYRITGRVDDVINVSGHRIGTAEVENAINMHTGVVESAVVGFPHDIKGQGIYAYVITEKTPADANLMKQDILMTVSRIIGPIAKPDKIQFVSGLPKTRSGKIMRRILRKVAEGDLANVGDTSTLLDPAVVEEIKAGVIM, translated from the coding sequence ATGAGTAGCTTTAAAATCAGTTCGTTTGAAGAATACCAACAGGTGTACAAAAAAAGTGTTGAGGATCCTGAAGGTTTTTGGGCGGACATTGCCGGTACGTTCCGTTGGCAACAGAAATGGGATAAGGTGCTTGATTGGAATTTTGCCGAACCTAACGTGAAATGGTTTGTAGGGGGTAAGTTGAACATTACTGAAAACTGCCTTGACAGACACCTTGAAAAGAATGGAAATACCGTAGCCTACATTTGGGAACCTAATAACCCGAATGATATAACCGTAAAATATACTTATCGTGAGTTATATGAGAAGGTTTGTCGCTTTGCCAACGTGTTGAAGAAGCACGGTGCTAAAAAAGGTGATCGTATTTGTATTTATATGCCGATGATTCCTGAGTTGGCTATTGCGGTATTGGCATGTGCTCGTATCGGAGCTATACATTCAGTAGTGTTTGGTGGGTTTTCGGCTCATTCAATTGCCGACAGGATTCAGGATGCACAAGCAACAATGGTTATTACAGCTGATGGTGGCGTACGTGGAAATAAAGAAATACCGCTTAAATCGGTAATGGATGATGCTTTGGAATTATGTCCTTCTGTAAAAAAAGTTATTGTTTATACCAAAATCAAAACTCCTGTTTATATGCAGCGCGGTCGAGATTATTGGTGGGATGAAGAATTGGCAACTGTTAACGCTGATTGTCCAGCCGAGCCAATGGATGCAGAAGATACCTTATTCATTTTATACACATCCGGTTCAACCGGCAAGCCAAAAGGTGTACTGCATACCTGCGGTGGTTATATGGTATTTGCTCAGTACACATTTGAAAGCGTATTTCAATACCAACAGCCCGAGATTTTCTTCTGTACTGCAGATATCGGGTGGATTACAGGTCACTCGTATATTGTTTACGGACCATTATTATCCGGAGCAACTTCTGTTATGTTTGAAGGTATTCCTACTTGGCCTGATCCGGGACGTTTTTGGGATATTGTTCAAAAACATAGAGTTACAACCTTATATACAGCTCCAACGGCAATTCGCTCATTGATGGCTTCAGGACTGAAATATGTAGAGAAGAAAGATCTGTCATCATTGACTAAGCTTGGATCAGTAGGAGAGCCGATTAATGAGGAGGCTTGGCACTGGTTTCATGAGCATATTGGCAAGGGACGTTGTCCGATTGTGGATACTTGGTGGCAAACCGAAACAGGTGGTATTCTTATTTCTCCAATTTCAAATATAACTCCGTTGAAACCTGGTTATGCAACACTGCCATTGCCTGGTGTGCAACCTTGTTTAGTTGATGAAAGAGGCAATGAAATTGAGGGTAACGGGGTTTCAGGTAATTTATGTATCAAGTTCCCTTGGCCTGGAATGATCCGAACTACTTATGGTGACCATGAGCGCTGTCGTAAAACTTATTTCTCAACTTACGAGAATTTGTATTTTACTGGTGATGGTTGCATGCGTGATGAAGACGGTTATTACCGCATTACTGGTCGCGTAGACGATGTGATCAATGTTTCCGGTCACCGGATTGGAACAGCAGAGGTGGAAAATGCAATCAATATGCATACGGGTGTGGTGGAATCGGCTGTTGTTGGTTTTCCACATGATATTAAGGGACAAGGTATTTATGCCTACGTTATCACCGAAAAAACACCTGCAGATGCTAATTTAATGAAACAGGATATCCTAATGACTGTTTCGCGCATTATTGGCCCGATTGCCAAACCTGATAAAATTCAGTTTGTAAGCGGATTGCCGAAAACACGTTCAGGTAAAATCATGCGTCGTATTTTGCGCAAGGTTGCTGAAGGAGATCTTGCCAATGTTGGAGATACCTCAACATTGCTAGATCCTGCTGTTGTTGAGGAAATAAAAGCAGGTGTAATTATGTAA
- a CDS encoding MBG domain-containing protein, with translation MSVGSQTGSVIYGTGGMVTYLITVTANGAGASTALNIQDLPAGVTASFSPSTLIVAKNGSTTSTLTLTISTSAAATAGVTFRVTESTDRATVDGTLVIDKRPLTISGVTANNKVYNGTTTSTLNTGGAILSNLVIGDDVTLNSGSASGVFADKNVGTNKTVTITGFGISGSKSSNYTLSQPSAFANITAKALTETGLSANNKTYDGTNVATLTGTAVLLSPETIGTGADNDGKPFIGDVVGVTNTSVGTFAGVNVSNGIVVTPSGQFLTGAQAGNYTLILQSLRADIIPKSLTASITTADKIYDGSTAATTVGSVPTADLISGDIVNVIVSNAHFDTKNVGVNKPVTATVAIDNANYILSSLTASTTADIIAKDASITANAKTKTYGDDNPELDAEVTGAVNGEVLNYSLSTDALKYSNVGTYPISVSLGDNPNYNVTVVNALLTIGQKAANVTANAKAKTYGDDNPELDAEVTGTVNGDVLNFSLSTDALKYSNVGTYPIAVSLGDNPNYNVTVANALLTIGQKAANVTANAKAKTYGDDNPELDAQVTGTVNGDVLNYSLSTDVLKYSNVGTYPISVNLGDNPNYNVTAANALLTIGQKAANVTANTKAKTYGDDNPELDAEMTGTVNGDVLNYSLSTDALKYSNVGTYPISVSLGDNPNYNVTVANALLTIGQKAANVTANAKAKTYGDDNPELDAEVTGTVNGDVLNYSLSTDALKDSNVGTYPISVSLGDNPNYNVTAANALLTISQKALTIIAHAKTKVYGTSDPELTCQMTNGSLVNGETFNDELTRDPGEQIGNYAIKPSELNFGLSNNYSLTYIGANLTITTPVSDGSATKSFVIATPHTIHRNETVRFMAHIQAGVNGSTQAATQVTFKIGETEVGTVPLEVIGINLTGSLQVSLTSVIPAVVVGDNIVTAVFTGVNPNFKLVSPITTINVTDEAINGDFLTNDKKGLDAHLLPNPSVTDFTLQIENASDEDVEVRVVDINTGQQLELVTGKASDLIHFGSSLGPGLYSVVVRQGSRQVALRAMKL, from the coding sequence ATGTCAGTTGGTTCGCAGACTGGGAGTGTTATATATGGTACGGGAGGTATGGTAACCTATTTGATAACGGTTACAGCGAATGGGGCTGGTGCTAGTACAGCCTTAAATATTCAAGACCTGCCTGCTGGAGTAACCGCATCATTTTCTCCTTCAACTTTAATTGTGGCTAAGAATGGATCTACTACTTCCACTTTAACATTAACCATTAGTACTTCTGCTGCAGCTACAGCTGGAGTTACTTTTAGAGTAACGGAGTCTACTGATAGGGCAACAGTCGATGGGACATTGGTTATTGATAAGCGCCCGTTGACAATATCGGGAGTCACTGCAAATAATAAAGTGTATAATGGTACAACAACATCTACTTTGAATACTGGTGGGGCCATATTGAGTAACCTCGTAATAGGTGATGATGTTACTTTAAATTCAGGAAGTGCAAGTGGTGTATTTGCCGACAAAAATGTTGGTACGAATAAGACTGTTACCATTACAGGTTTTGGTATCAGCGGCTCAAAATCTTCCAATTATACTTTAAGCCAGCCTTCTGCCTTTGCAAATATTACTGCAAAAGCGCTAACCGAAACAGGGCTTTCTGCAAACAATAAAACTTATGATGGGACAAATGTCGCAACACTTACTGGTACTGCTGTTTTGTTATCGCCAGAAACAATTGGTACAGGAGCGGATAATGATGGGAAACCATTTATTGGCGATGTGGTAGGTGTTACAAATACTTCTGTAGGAACCTTTGCCGGAGTAAATGTTAGCAATGGTATAGTAGTGACTCCTTCTGGGCAATTTTTAACCGGCGCACAGGCAGGAAATTATACTTTGATTCTTCAAAGTTTAAGAGCTGATATAATACCGAAATCTCTGACAGCAAGTATTACTACTGCTGATAAAATATATGATGGATCAACTGCTGCTACAACCGTCGGCAGTGTGCCGACAGCAGATTTGATAAGTGGTGATATTGTAAACGTAATAGTAAGCAATGCCCATTTTGATACCAAGAATGTGGGAGTTAATAAACCAGTGACAGCGACGGTAGCAATCGATAATGCCAATTATATCCTGAGTTCATTAACGGCTAGTACAACAGCTGATATTATAGCCAAAGACGCAAGCATAACGGCCAATGCCAAAACGAAAACATACGGAGACGATAATCCTGAGTTGGATGCGGAGGTGACAGGAGCAGTCAACGGCGAAGTGTTGAATTACAGTTTATCAACTGATGCATTGAAATATTCAAACGTGGGCACTTATCCGATTTCGGTTAGCTTGGGAGATAATCCTAATTATAATGTAACAGTAGTCAATGCCTTGTTGACCATTGGTCAGAAAGCCGCCAATGTAACAGCCAATGCCAAAGCGAAAACCTACGGAGATGATAATCCTGAATTGGATGCGGAGGTGACTGGAACAGTCAACGGCGATGTGTTGAATTTCAGTTTATCAACTGATGCATTGAAATATTCAAACGTGGGCACTTATCCGATTGCGGTTAGCTTGGGAGATAATCCTAATTACAATGTAACTGTAGCCAATGCCTTGTTGACCATTGGTCAGAAAGCCGCCAATGTAACAGCCAATGCCAAAGCGAAAACCTACGGAGACGATAATCCTGAATTGGATGCCCAGGTGACAGGAACAGTCAACGGCGATGTGTTGAATTATAGTTTATCAACTGATGTATTGAAATATTCAAACGTGGGCACCTATCCGATTTCGGTTAATTTGGGAGATAATCCTAATTATAATGTAACTGCAGCCAATGCCTTGTTGACCATTGGTCAGAAAGCCGCCAATGTAACAGCCAATACCAAAGCGAAAACCTACGGAGACGATAATCCTGAGTTGGATGCCGAGATGACAGGAACAGTTAACGGCGATGTGTTGAATTACAGTTTATCAACTGATGCATTGAAATATTCAAACGTGGGCACCTATCCGATTTCGGTTAGCTTGGGAGATAATCCTAATTATAATGTAACTGTAGCCAATGCCTTGTTGACCATTGGTCAGAAAGCCGCCAATGTAACAGCCAATGCCAAAGCGAAAACTTACGGAGACGATAATCCTGAGTTGGATGCCGAGGTGACTGGAACAGTCAACGGCGATGTGTTGAATTACAGTTTATCAACTGATGCATTGAAAGATTCAAACGTGGGCACTTATCCGATTTCGGTTAGTTTGGGAGATAATCCTAACTATAATGTGACTGCAGCCAATGCCTTGTTGACCATTAGCCAGAAAGCCTTAACAATCATCGCCCACGCCAAAACAAAAGTGTATGGCACCTCTGATCCTGAATTGACTTGTCAAATGACCAATGGTTCGTTGGTTAACGGCGAAACATTTAATGATGAATTAACAAGAGATCCAGGGGAACAGATCGGTAATTACGCCATAAAGCCAAGCGAGTTAAATTTTGGCCTAAGCAACAATTATAGCTTAACCTATATAGGTGCTAATCTAACTATAACAACTCCGGTTTCAGATGGTTCTGCAACTAAAAGTTTTGTTATAGCAACTCCACACACGATTCATCGTAATGAAACCGTTCGCTTTATGGCACATATTCAAGCAGGTGTAAATGGAAGTACTCAGGCTGCTACACAAGTAACATTTAAAATCGGTGAAACAGAAGTTGGTACGGTTCCACTGGAAGTGATTGGCATTAATTTAACTGGATCACTCCAAGTTAGTTTAACTTCAGTAATACCTGCTGTAGTTGTGGGGGATAATATCGTTACTGCGGTGTTTACAGGAGTTAATCCGAATTTTAAACTTGTTAGCCCAATAACAACTATTAATGTTACTGATGAAGCTATAAACGGTGATTTTTTAACTAATGATAAAAAAGGACTTGATGCACATTTGTTGCCAAATCCAAGTGTTACGGATTTTACTCTTCAGATTGAAAACGCAAGCGATGAAGATGTTGAAGTGAGGGTGGTGGATATTAATACCGGACAACAATTAGAACTTGTTACAGGAAAAGCATCAGATCTAATCCATTTTGGAAGCAGTTTAGGGCCTGGTTTATATTCAGTTGTGGTTCGTCAAGGATCAAGACAAGTTGCTTTAAGAGCAATGAAATTGTAA
- the rpmB gene encoding 50S ribosomal protein L28: MSRVCDLTGKSAMKGHNVSNSNVKTKRKFYPNLQLKKFYIPEEDRWITLKVSTSALKTINKNGISACIQKFLKKGYI, translated from the coding sequence ATGTCGAGAGTTTGTGATTTAACCGGAAAAAGCGCCATGAAAGGTCACAACGTTTCAAATTCGAACGTTAAAACCAAGCGCAAATTCTACCCTAACCTACAGTTAAAGAAATTTTATATTCCAGAAGAAGACCGCTGGATTACTTTGAAAGTTTCTACTTCTGCATTGAAAACCATCAATAAAAATGGTATTTCAGCTTGCATTCAGAAATTCCTGAAAAAAGGTTACATATAA
- the rpmG gene encoding 50S ribosomal protein L33 has translation MAKKGNRVQVILECTEHKESGMPGTSRYITTKNKKNTSERLELKKFNPVLRKVTVHKEIK, from the coding sequence ATGGCTAAAAAAGGAAACAGAGTACAGGTAATTCTAGAGTGCACTGAGCACAAAGAAAGTGGTATGCCTGGAACTTCAAGATATATTACCACCAAGAACAAGAAAAACACTTCTGAGCGTTTAGAGTTGAAAAAATTCAACCCTGTTTTACGTAAAGTAACTGTTCACAAAGAGATTAAGTAA
- a CDS encoding DUF4295 domain-containing protein: MAKKVVATLKTGTGKEYSKVITMVRSPKTGAYSFKEVVVHNDHVKDIIANAK, from the coding sequence ATGGCTAAGAAAGTAGTTGCAACCCTTAAGACCGGTACCGGTAAAGAATACTCTAAAGTAATTACCATGGTGCGTTCACCAAAAACTGGTGCTTATAGCTTTAAAGAAGTTGTAGTTCACAACGATCACGTTAAAGACATTATCGCTAACGCTAAATAA
- the ftsY gene encoding signal recognition particle-docking protein FtsY, translated as MGLFDFFKRSKPEEVKAEQEALDKGLEKTKQTVFSKLTKMIAGKSTVDDDVLDELEEILVTSDVGVSTTLKIIERIEERVSRDKYLGTTELNAILRDEITALLEENNSSDFEHLNVKENTKPYVIMVVGVNGVGKTTTIGKLAHKFKQAGQKVVLGAADTFRAAAVDQLHIWGDRVGVRVVSQAMGSDPASVAYDTLQSAVAQGEDVAIIDTAGRLHNKVGLMNELTKIKNVMKKVVPDAPHEILLVLDASTGQNAIEQCKQFTQATDVNALALTKLDGTAKGGVVIGISDQFKIPVKYIGVGEGINDLQLFNKVEFVNSLFKN; from the coding sequence ATGGGATTATTCGATTTTTTCAAACGCTCAAAACCTGAAGAAGTTAAAGCCGAACAAGAGGCATTAGATAAAGGCTTGGAAAAAACCAAACAAACCGTTTTTTCAAAGCTTACCAAAATGATTGCCGGCAAATCAACCGTTGATGACGATGTGCTTGATGAACTTGAAGAGATTTTGGTAACCTCTGATGTGGGCGTTTCAACTACTTTAAAAATTATTGAACGCATTGAAGAGCGTGTCTCTCGCGATAAATACTTAGGAACCACCGAGCTAAACGCCATTTTGCGTGACGAGATAACTGCCCTGCTGGAAGAAAACAATTCTTCCGATTTTGAGCATTTAAATGTTAAGGAAAACACAAAACCATATGTTATTATGGTAGTTGGCGTAAATGGAGTTGGCAAAACCACAACCATTGGAAAACTTGCTCATAAGTTTAAACAAGCCGGCCAAAAGGTGGTTTTAGGGGCAGCTGATACATTTCGGGCTGCAGCCGTTGATCAATTGCATATTTGGGGCGACAGAGTTGGCGTACGTGTAGTATCTCAAGCCATGGGCTCGGACCCCGCTTCTGTAGCTTACGACACCCTTCAATCAGCTGTTGCACAAGGTGAAGATGTAGCAATAATAGACACTGCGGGTCGTTTGCACAATAAGGTTGGATTGATGAACGAGCTAACCAAAATTAAGAATGTAATGAAGAAAGTGGTTCCGGATGCGCCACATGAGATTTTATTAGTTTTGGATGCATCAACGGGGCAAAACGCCATTGAGCAATGTAAACAATTTACGCAGGCAACCGATGTTAATGCCTTAGCATTAACCAAACTTGATGGAACCGCCAAGGGAGGTGTAGTAATTGGTATTTCTGACCAGTTTAAAATCCCGGTGAAATATATTGGTGTAGGAGAAGGAATTAATGACCTACAATTGTTCAATAAAGTGGAGTTTGTAAACTCACTATTCAAGAATTAA
- the rimO gene encoding 30S ribosomal protein S12 methylthiotransferase RimO, whose protein sequence is MRTKELKKEQKQQPKVNVITLGCSKNIVDSEVLMGQLKGNNFSVAHESEKVGKDDIVIINTCGFIDNAKQESIDTILQYSDLKDKGKVGKVIVTGCLSERYKPELEAEITNVDAFYGTNDLKQMLSNLGADYKHELIGERLLTTPKHFAFFKIAEGCNRPCSFCAIPLMRGMHVSKPIDELVQEAKVLAKNGTKELVLIAQDLTYYGLDLYNERKLADLLRNLSDVNGIEWIRLQYAYPSQFPMDILDVMNERENICKYLDMPLQHITDNMLKSMRRGISKRRTIELVDQIRQRVPNIALRTTLISGYPGETQDDHDELLAFVEQTRFDRLGVFTYSHEEKTHAYSLEDDVPEEVKQERLEEIMDLQQGISFEKNQEKLGKTFKVLIDKKDGDYFVGRTEFDSPEVDNEVLIDAREHYVTVGDFCKVKIDRAEDFDLYGTPVK, encoded by the coding sequence ATGAGAACGAAAGAATTAAAAAAAGAACAAAAGCAACAGCCCAAAGTAAACGTTATCACTTTAGGTTGTTCAAAAAATATTGTGGACTCAGAAGTATTGATGGGTCAACTAAAGGGCAACAACTTTAGCGTTGCGCATGAATCTGAAAAGGTTGGAAAAGATGATATCGTTATCATTAACACCTGTGGATTTATTGATAATGCCAAACAAGAATCTATTGATACCATTCTGCAATACAGCGATTTAAAGGACAAAGGAAAAGTTGGTAAAGTAATTGTAACCGGCTGTCTTTCGGAACGATACAAGCCAGAGCTGGAAGCTGAGATTACTAATGTTGATGCTTTTTATGGCACCAATGATTTAAAGCAAATGCTGAGCAACTTGGGAGCCGATTACAAACACGAGCTGATTGGCGAACGTTTGTTGACTACTCCAAAGCATTTTGCGTTCTTTAAAATTGCTGAAGGTTGTAATCGTCCTTGTTCATTTTGTGCAATTCCGCTAATGAGGGGTATGCATGTTTCAAAGCCGATAGATGAGTTAGTACAAGAAGCCAAGGTTTTAGCAAAAAATGGCACTAAAGAACTGGTATTAATTGCTCAGGATCTTACTTATTACGGCCTTGACTTATATAATGAACGTAAGCTTGCTGATTTGCTTCGTAATCTTTCTGATGTAAACGGAATAGAATGGATTCGTTTGCAGTATGCTTATCCTTCACAATTCCCAATGGATATTTTAGATGTGATGAACGAGCGGGAAAACATCTGCAAATACCTTGATATGCCATTACAGCATATCACAGATAATATGCTTAAATCAATGCGCAGGGGTATTTCTAAACGCCGTACCATTGAACTGGTGGATCAAATCCGTCAGCGAGTGCCTAATATTGCCTTGCGTACAACGCTAATCTCAGGTTATCCGGGAGAAACACAGGATGATCATGATGAATTATTGGCATTTGTTGAACAAACACGTTTCGATCGTTTGGGAGTGTTCACCTATTCTCATGAAGAAAAAACGCATGCATATTCACTGGAAGATGATGTTCCGGAAGAAGTGAAGCAAGAGCGCTTAGAAGAAATCATGGACTTGCAACAAGGTATTTCTTTTGAAAAAAATCAGGAGAAATTAGGCAAAACCTTCAAAGTATTAATTGACAAGAAAGATGGCGATTATTTTGTAGGTCGTACCGAGTTTGACTCTCCAGAAGTTGACAATGAGGTCTTAATTGATGCCCGTGAGCATTACGTTACCGTTGGAGATTTCTGCAAGGTTAAGATTGATCGTGCAGAAGATTTTGACTTGTACGGAACACCGGTAAAATAG